The proteins below come from a single Synechococcus sp. WH 8101 genomic window:
- a CDS encoding metallophosphoesterase: MAVAPRHWVIGDVHGCHQPLRRLLSVLPAGDHLVFCGDVINRGPGITETINLVWDLVCTGRATWLRGNHEQALIEGLERSPGRSDSQLLTIDTYRQLGDGLTRQWLQRLRRLPDLYRGDGWVATHAGFDPEGRPDLRIREPFWDSYDGRYGRVVVGHTPRPSVERKGDIVMIDTGAVYGGLLTAYCPESDAVVQVIGHTALPSPALQQRADQVERVPC; the protein is encoded by the coding sequence GTGGCTGTGGCGCCTCGTCACTGGGTGATCGGCGATGTGCACGGTTGCCATCAGCCGCTGCGGCGGCTGCTGAGTGTGTTGCCCGCGGGCGATCACCTGGTGTTTTGTGGTGATGTGATCAACCGCGGCCCGGGGATCACCGAAACCATCAACCTCGTGTGGGATCTGGTCTGCACAGGTCGCGCCACCTGGCTGCGCGGGAACCACGAACAGGCATTGATCGAGGGCCTCGAACGGAGCCCCGGGCGCAGCGACAGCCAGCTGCTCACCATCGACACCTATCGCCAGCTCGGCGATGGCCTTACGCGGCAATGGCTGCAACGCCTCCGCCGCCTGCCGGATCTCTATCGCGGTGATGGCTGGGTCGCCACCCACGCCGGTTTCGATCCCGAGGGCCGACCGGACCTGCGCATCCGCGAACCCTTCTGGGACAGCTACGACGGTCGCTATGGCCGGGTGGTGGTGGGCCACACGCCCAGACCCTCGGTGGAGCGCAAAGGGGACATCGTGATGATCGACACCGGCGCGGTGTACGGAGGACTGCTCACCGCTTACTGCCCGGAAAGCGATGCCGTTGTGCAGGTGATCGGACACACCGCCCTGCCCAGCCCCGCCCTGCAGCAGCG
- a CDS encoding MgPME-cyclase complex family protein → MTTYHFVAASERFLTEEEPLDEVLRERQRHYSEQGREIDFWLVRQPAFLSAPELKDLAAQVPQPAAAVVSTDASFITFMKLRLEFVVEGQFEAPSATIPEALASLVAAH, encoded by the coding sequence ATGACCACGTATCACTTCGTCGCCGCCAGCGAACGCTTCCTCACCGAGGAGGAGCCGCTCGATGAGGTGCTGCGGGAGCGCCAGCGTCACTACAGCGAGCAGGGCCGGGAGATTGATTTCTGGTTAGTGCGCCAACCGGCCTTCCTCAGCGCTCCGGAGCTGAAGGATCTGGCTGCCCAGGTGCCCCAGCCGGCCGCAGCGGTGGTGTCCACCGACGCCAGCTTCATCACCTTCATGAAATTGCGGCTTGAATTTGTGGTGGAGGGGCAGTTCGAAGCCCCGAGCGCCACGATCCCCGAAGCCCTCGCCTCCCTGGTGGCGGCCCATTGA
- a CDS encoding pyridoxine 5'-phosphate synthase: MASLGVNIDHIANVRQARRTVEPDPVSYALLAELGGADGITVHLREDRRHIQDRDVDLLRQTVRSRLNLEMAATTEMEAIALRIRPDMVTLVPEKREEVTTEGGLDVAGQVEPLQRLVGRLQDAGIGVSLFVDADTRQLQACRTTGARWVELHTGRYAEAAWPDQPLELARLIEGTFIARNLDLRVNAGHGLTYQNVEPVAAIEGMEELNIGHTIVARALAVGLQSAVSEMKRLVQNPRREPLFGSTPS; this comes from the coding sequence GTGGCCAGCCTCGGTGTGAACATCGACCACATCGCCAACGTGCGTCAGGCCCGCCGCACCGTTGAGCCCGATCCGGTGAGCTACGCCCTGCTGGCCGAACTGGGCGGCGCGGATGGCATCACCGTGCATCTGCGCGAAGACCGTCGCCACATCCAGGACCGCGACGTGGACTTGCTGCGTCAGACGGTGCGCAGCCGGCTCAATCTGGAGATGGCGGCTACCACCGAGATGGAAGCGATCGCCCTGCGGATCCGCCCCGACATGGTGACCCTGGTGCCGGAAAAGCGCGAGGAGGTGACCACCGAAGGGGGCCTCGATGTGGCCGGCCAGGTAGAGCCGCTCCAGCGACTGGTGGGCCGATTGCAGGACGCCGGGATTGGCGTGAGCCTGTTTGTGGATGCCGACACACGCCAACTACAGGCTTGCCGCACCACGGGAGCTCGCTGGGTGGAACTGCACACCGGCCGCTACGCCGAAGCGGCGTGGCCCGACCAGCCCTTGGAGCTGGCGCGGTTGATCGAAGGCACATTCATCGCCCGCAACCTCGACCTGCGCGTCAACGCCGGCCATGGCCTCACGTACCAGAACGTGGAGCCGGTGGCGGCGATCGAAGGCATGGAGGAGCTGAACATCGGCCACACGATCGTGGCCCGCGCCCTGGCGGTCGGCCTGCAGAGCGCCGTCAGCGAAATGAAGCGTCTGGTTCAGAATCCCCGCCGTGAGCCGCTCTTTGGAAGCACCCCGTCATGA
- a CDS encoding 1-acyl-sn-glycerol-3-phosphate acyltransferase, translating to MTSSLATRESALGSGIDPFWAPLAMVLTQDLALKAYFRERIVLGAERLPLEGPLLLAPTHRARWDALMLPMAAGRRITGRDCRFMVTRTEMDGAQGWFLHRLGCFAVDQGRPSLTTLRFAIDLLAAEQQVVVFPEGRINRTDDPIRLQQGLARLAQLAHRQGVPVRVLPVGLAYSQALPRFCARAAICFGEVMDVEGHGREAARAFNAELAQRMQSAEQAAREAVGRPLSSP from the coding sequence GTGACCTCCAGCCTGGCGACACGTGAAAGTGCCCTGGGTTCGGGGATTGACCCCTTCTGGGCCCCCTTGGCGATGGTGCTCACCCAGGACCTGGCCTTGAAGGCCTATTTCCGAGAGCGCATCGTGCTGGGAGCGGAGCGGTTGCCTTTGGAGGGTCCCCTGCTACTGGCTCCAACCCATCGGGCTCGCTGGGATGCCCTGATGCTGCCGATGGCGGCGGGACGGCGCATCACTGGGCGTGATTGCCGCTTCATGGTGACCCGCACGGAGATGGATGGGGCCCAGGGGTGGTTTCTGCATCGGCTCGGCTGCTTCGCCGTCGATCAGGGGCGACCGTCCCTGACCACCCTGCGCTTCGCGATCGATCTCCTCGCCGCTGAGCAGCAGGTGGTGGTGTTCCCGGAGGGGCGGATCAACCGCACGGATGACCCCATCCGCCTGCAGCAAGGATTGGCGCGCCTGGCTCAGCTCGCCCATCGCCAAGGGGTTCCGGTGCGGGTGCTGCCTGTCGGGTTGGCTTACAGCCAGGCTTTGCCACGTTTCTGCGCCAGGGCGGCCATCTGTTTCGGCGAAGTCATGGACGTCGAGGGCCATGGCAGGGAGGCGGCTCGCGCCTTCAACGCCGAACTGGCCCAGCGCATGCAATCAGCTGAACAAGCGGCCCGGGAGGCGGTGGGCCGTCCCCTCAGCTCCCCTTAA
- a CDS encoding BolA family protein — MVQPDAVVAAIRHALPDAQVEVEDLTGGGDHLQVTVVSSGFSGLNRVRQHQLVYKALRDELASEAIHALALNTSTPT, encoded by the coding sequence ATGGTTCAACCCGATGCAGTGGTGGCGGCGATCCGTCATGCCCTACCGGATGCCCAGGTGGAGGTGGAGGACCTCACCGGTGGCGGCGATCACCTCCAGGTGACGGTGGTGTCGAGCGGCTTCAGCGGGCTCAACCGGGTTCGCCAGCATCAGCTCGTTTACAAGGCCCTGCGCGATGAGCTCGCCAGTGAGGCGATTCATGCCCTGGCCCTCAACACCTCAACGCCTACCTAA
- the grxD gene encoding Grx4 family monothiol glutaredoxin — MDAQTKARIESLIQSSPIVVFMKGTKLMPQCGFSNNVVQILNALGLPFETFDVLSDMEIRQGIKEFSDWPTIPQVYVKGEFIGGSDILIEMYNSGELKEKLEVALAS; from the coding sequence ATGGATGCCCAGACCAAGGCCCGCATTGAGAGCCTGATTCAATCCAGCCCGATTGTCGTGTTCATGAAGGGCACCAAGCTGATGCCCCAGTGCGGCTTCTCCAACAATGTGGTGCAGATCCTGAATGCCCTCGGTCTGCCGTTTGAAACCTTCGACGTGCTCTCCGATATGGAGATCCGTCAGGGCATCAAAGAGTTCTCCGATTGGCCCACAATCCCCCAGGTGTATGTGAAGGGGGAATTCATCGGCGGATCGGACATCCTTATCGAGATGTACAACTCCGGTGAGTTGAAAGAAAAGCTTGAGGTGGCGCTCGCGTCTTAA
- a CDS encoding DUF6761 family protein — MTSLQHPEAIRHFQSLCDACQELTNRYHSPAELRLYADGYLHALRKTGSLEPREQARLEGLVDRWILDPSSFIGPDGDLSTLFRQPQH, encoded by the coding sequence ATGACATCTCTGCAGCATCCGGAGGCGATTCGACACTTCCAGTCGCTGTGTGACGCCTGCCAGGAGCTGACAAACCGTTATCACAGTCCTGCGGAGCTCCGGCTCTATGCGGACGGTTACCTCCACGCCCTGCGGAAAACCGGCAGCCTGGAACCACGCGAGCAGGCCAGGCTGGAAGGGTTGGTGGATCGCTGGATCCTTGACCCTTCCAGCTTCATCGGACCCGACGGCGACCTGAGCACCCTGTTCAGGCAACCGCAGCATTAA
- a CDS encoding response regulator transcription factor, producing the protein MRSSGSPKEPSRVLVVEPHPTLRTVLVQRLRQDGHLTAAVATAAEALEVCQEQSPDLLVSAEILEQSSALRLGQQLRCPVIVLTARSGAEPVVGLLDDGADDVLRKPFGLEELAARCRTLLRRGGTGLQEQVTVGPLQVHLLLRQVTLREKPVELSPREFALLCALLMPPGMVRSRQDLLRMAWPPFSGGPRSVDTQVLTLRRKLEQAGLGEGGGITTVRQQGYRFSLEGLPAA; encoded by the coding sequence ATGCGATCCAGCGGGAGTCCGAAGGAGCCGTCACGGGTGCTGGTGGTGGAACCGCATCCCACCCTGCGCACCGTTCTGGTGCAGCGTCTGCGTCAGGACGGCCACCTCACGGCGGCGGTGGCCACCGCCGCCGAGGCTTTAGAGGTGTGCCAGGAGCAATCGCCCGATCTGTTGGTGAGTGCTGAGATCCTTGAGCAGAGTTCCGCCCTGCGGCTGGGTCAGCAGCTGCGCTGTCCAGTGATTGTGCTCACGGCCCGTTCCGGTGCCGAGCCCGTGGTGGGCCTTCTCGATGATGGTGCCGATGATGTGCTCCGCAAACCGTTTGGGTTAGAGGAGCTGGCGGCCCGTTGTCGCACCCTGCTGCGCCGTGGCGGCACCGGACTGCAGGAGCAGGTCACGGTGGGGCCGCTGCAGGTGCATCTGCTCCTCCGCCAGGTGACGCTGCGCGAGAAGCCCGTGGAGCTGAGCCCGCGGGAATTTGCCCTGCTCTGTGCCCTGCTGATGCCACCGGGGATGGTGCGCAGTCGCCAGGACCTGTTGCGCATGGCCTGGCCCCCCTTCAGCGGTGGGCCGCGATCAGTGGATACCCAGGTGCTCACCCTGCGGCGCAAGTTGGAGCAGGCCGGTCTCGGTGAAGGTGGCGGCATCACCACCGTGCGCCAACAGGGCTATCGCTTCAGCCTGGAGGGCCTGCCGGCAGCGTGA
- the crtH gene encoding carotenoid isomerase, translating to MPKPHWDVIVIGSGIGGLVTASQLAAKGAKTLVLERYLIPGGSGGSFRREGYTFDVGASMIFGFGDRGHTNLLTRALADVGQHCDTVPDPVQLEYHLPGDLNVAVDRDYEAFIARLSTLFPHEAEGIRTFYDTCWQVFKCLDAMPLLSLEDPAYLTKVFFKAPLACLGLASWLPFNVGDVARKHIQDDRLLKLIDMECFCWSVMPADLTPMINAGMVFSDRHAGGINYPKGGVGVIAEKLVAGLESHGGAIRYKARVVKVLIEHGQAVGVRLADGEELRARRVVSNASRWDTFETPQESADVQRPRSAALVDAAHTPKAETTWRRRYKPSPSFLSLHLGVDASVIPEGFHCHHLLLDDWAEMESEQGVIFVSIPTLLDPSLAPEGRHIVHTFTPSDIQAWTKLSPAEYKAKKSADAARLVQRLEAILPGLGAAIRHQEIGTPRTHRRFLGRMGGSYGPIPALRLPGLLPMPFNRTGVNHLYCVGDSCFPGQGLNAVAFSGFACAHRIGADLGLNHWALPA from the coding sequence GTGCCAAAGCCTCACTGGGACGTGATCGTGATCGGCTCGGGCATCGGCGGCCTGGTCACCGCTTCCCAGCTGGCGGCGAAGGGCGCGAAAACGCTGGTGCTCGAGCGCTACCTGATCCCTGGGGGCTCGGGCGGCAGCTTCCGGCGCGAGGGCTACACCTTTGATGTGGGCGCCTCAATGATCTTTGGCTTCGGAGACAGGGGCCACACCAACCTGCTCACCCGCGCCCTGGCCGATGTGGGCCAGCACTGCGACACGGTGCCCGATCCAGTGCAGCTGGAATACCACCTGCCCGGCGACCTGAACGTGGCGGTGGACCGCGACTACGAGGCCTTCATCGCGCGGCTCTCCACCCTCTTCCCCCACGAAGCCGAAGGCATCCGAACCTTCTACGACACCTGCTGGCAGGTGTTCAAGTGCCTCGATGCGATGCCGCTGCTCTCGCTCGAAGACCCGGCCTATCTCACGAAGGTGTTCTTCAAGGCGCCGCTGGCCTGCTTGGGCCTGGCCAGCTGGCTGCCGTTCAACGTGGGCGATGTAGCCCGCAAGCACATCCAAGACGACCGGCTGCTCAAGCTGATCGACATGGAGTGTTTCTGCTGGAGCGTGATGCCCGCAGACCTCACGCCGATGATCAATGCGGGGATGGTGTTCTCCGATCGCCATGCCGGCGGCATCAACTATCCCAAAGGCGGCGTGGGAGTGATCGCCGAGAAGCTGGTGGCCGGCTTGGAGAGCCATGGCGGCGCCATCCGCTACAAGGCACGCGTGGTGAAGGTGTTGATTGAGCATGGTCAGGCTGTGGGTGTGCGATTGGCCGATGGCGAGGAGCTGCGCGCCCGCCGCGTGGTGAGCAACGCCAGCCGCTGGGACACCTTTGAAACCCCGCAGGAAAGCGCTGATGTGCAGCGACCCAGAAGCGCCGCACTCGTGGACGCCGCCCACACCCCCAAAGCCGAAACCACCTGGCGCCGCCGCTACAAGCCCTCCCCCTCCTTCCTCTCGCTGCACCTGGGCGTAGACGCCTCGGTGATTCCCGAAGGCTTCCATTGCCACCACCTGCTGCTCGACGACTGGGCCGAGATGGAAAGCGAGCAGGGGGTGATCTTCGTGTCGATCCCGACGCTGCTTGATCCCTCCCTGGCGCCGGAAGGCCGGCACATCGTGCACACCTTCACCCCCAGTGACATCCAGGCCTGGACCAAGCTCAGCCCCGCCGAGTACAAAGCCAAGAAAAGCGCCGACGCAGCACGGCTGGTGCAGCGGCTCGAAGCGATTCTCCCCGGCCTCGGCGCCGCTATTCGCCACCAGGAGATCGGCACCCCCCGTACCCACCGCCGCTTCCTCGGCCGCATGGGCGGCAGCTACGGCCCGATCCCGGCGCTGCGCCTGCCCGGCCTATTGCCCATGCCCTTCAACCGCACCGGCGTGAATCACCTCTATTGCGTGGGAGATTCCTGCTTCCCCGGCCAGGGGCTCAATGCCGTTGCCTTCAGCGGCTTTGCCTGCGCCCACCGCATCGGCGCCGATCTGGGCCTGAACCACTGGGCGCTGCCAGCCTGA
- a CDS encoding cation transporter: MSPARASHARLIERQSLQIGVLASALMALAGVWVHLLSGSTALLLDGLYSAVMVGSGLVAARISRNVVRPPDRAYPYGYDGQEALYVLFRSLVLVGVLSFAAISALSTIIDYANGEAISPVSLGPVALYSGAMVVICWGLAWRHHHDWQRTGSQSQLLLTEAKAARVDGLISGLTGLALLASPLLSGTALAGLGPITDALLVLVVSLVVLREPLQAFLTALGQAAGASAKGEMIHSTRLALTDLLAGLSCWLLDLTVMQVGRTAFVVVYLNPNQPMDGAAIDLIRDRIEERCRELLRMPVRSEVILTATPPFSASSTS; encoded by the coding sequence ATGTCGCCTGCACGGGCTAGCCACGCCCGCCTGATCGAAAGGCAATCCCTGCAGATCGGCGTGCTCGCCAGTGCCCTGATGGCCCTTGCAGGCGTCTGGGTGCATCTTCTGTCCGGTTCCACGGCCCTTCTGCTGGATGGCCTCTATTCGGCCGTCATGGTGGGCTCTGGGCTGGTGGCGGCACGGATCAGCCGCAACGTCGTGCGTCCCCCCGATCGCGCTTACCCCTACGGCTACGACGGCCAGGAAGCTCTGTATGTGCTGTTTCGCTCCTTAGTTCTCGTAGGTGTGCTCAGCTTCGCGGCGATCTCCGCCCTGAGCACGATCATCGACTACGCCAATGGGGAGGCCATCAGTCCGGTGAGCCTCGGCCCAGTGGCGCTCTATTCCGGCGCGATGGTGGTGATCTGCTGGGGGCTGGCCTGGCGTCACCACCACGACTGGCAACGCACCGGCAGCCAATCCCAGCTGCTGCTCACCGAAGCGAAAGCGGCCCGGGTGGATGGCCTGATCAGCGGCCTGACCGGGCTCGCCCTGCTCGCATCCCCACTGCTCAGCGGCACCGCTCTGGCTGGTCTCGGTCCGATCACCGACGCTTTGCTGGTGCTGGTGGTGAGCCTGGTGGTCTTGCGCGAACCGCTGCAAGCCTTCCTCACTGCTCTTGGCCAGGCCGCCGGTGCATCAGCGAAAGGGGAAATGATCCACAGCACTCGCCTGGCCCTGACGGATCTTCTGGCCGGACTCTCCTGCTGGCTGCTCGACCTCACCGTGATGCAGGTGGGGCGGACCGCCTTCGTGGTCGTGTATTTGAATCCAAACCAACCCATGGATGGTGCCGCCATCGATCTGATCCGCGATCGGATTGAAGAACGCTGCCGCGAGCTCCTGCGGATGCCGGTGCGATCAGAAGTGATCCTCACGGCCACACCTCCCTTCAGCGCCTCCAGCACCTCGTAG
- the trmFO gene encoding FADH(2)-oxidizing methylenetetrahydrofolate--tRNA-(uracil(54)-C(5))-methyltransferase TrmFO, translated as MNQDAPVVVIGAGLAGTEAAWQIASAGVSVRLVEMRPIRRSPAHHSSEFAELVCSNSFGALSSDRAAGLLQEELRRLGSLVIRTADAHAVPAGGALAVDRGRYSAALTAALEQHPLVTVERREHTALPGPGEIAVLATGPLTSEPLAEQLRAFTGRADCHFFDAASPIVEGESIDLNVAFRASRYDKGDADYINCPMNKEQFLAFREALLAAEQAALKDFEKENATFFEGCLPIEELARRGEDTMRYGPLKPIGLWDPRWGDVNDRDVRRAKRAYAVVQLRQEDKDGRLWNLVGFQTNLKWGEQKRVLRMIPGLENAEFVRFGVMHRNTFLEAPQLLDATLQFRQRPTLLAAGQITGTEGYAAAVAGGWLAGTNAARLARGEEPLALPPTTMIGALTHFISSAPSGKFQPMPPNFGLLPDLPERIRDKRRRYGAYRDRALADLLLATEKRSPTHVACTG; from the coding sequence TTGAACCAGGACGCCCCTGTCGTCGTGATCGGTGCCGGCCTGGCTGGTACTGAGGCCGCCTGGCAGATCGCCAGCGCCGGGGTCTCGGTGCGTCTCGTGGAGATGCGTCCGATCCGCCGCTCCCCGGCCCACCACAGCAGCGAATTCGCCGAGCTGGTGTGCAGCAACAGCTTCGGGGCGCTGAGCAGCGACCGCGCCGCTGGATTGCTGCAGGAGGAACTGCGCCGCCTGGGCTCGCTGGTGATCCGCACCGCCGATGCGCACGCTGTACCCGCCGGCGGCGCCCTGGCGGTGGATCGCGGCCGCTACAGCGCCGCCCTCACCGCAGCACTGGAGCAGCACCCGCTGGTGACGGTGGAGCGCCGCGAGCACACCGCACTCCCCGGCCCTGGCGAGATCGCCGTGCTCGCGACAGGCCCGCTCACCAGTGAACCGCTGGCAGAGCAGCTGCGCGCCTTCACCGGCCGGGCCGACTGCCACTTCTTCGATGCTGCCAGCCCGATTGTGGAAGGCGAGAGCATTGACCTGAACGTGGCCTTCCGCGCCTCCCGCTACGACAAGGGCGACGCCGATTACATCAACTGCCCAATGAACAAGGAGCAGTTCCTTGCTTTCCGCGAGGCGCTGCTGGCGGCGGAGCAGGCCGCACTCAAGGATTTCGAGAAGGAGAACGCCACCTTCTTCGAAGGCTGCCTGCCGATCGAGGAGTTGGCCCGCCGCGGCGAAGACACGATGCGCTATGGCCCGCTCAAGCCGATCGGCCTCTGGGATCCGCGTTGGGGTGACGTCAACGACCGCGATGTGCGCCGCGCCAAGCGCGCCTACGCCGTGGTGCAGCTGCGCCAGGAAGACAAAGACGGCCGCCTCTGGAACCTGGTGGGCTTCCAGACCAACCTCAAGTGGGGTGAGCAAAAGCGGGTGCTGCGGATGATCCCTGGCCTGGAGAACGCCGAATTCGTGCGCTTCGGGGTGATGCATCGCAACACCTTCCTCGAGGCACCACAACTGCTCGATGCCACGCTGCAATTCCGCCAGCGCCCGACGCTGCTCGCGGCAGGCCAGATCACCGGCACCGAGGGCTACGCGGCAGCAGTAGCCGGCGGCTGGCTAGCCGGCACCAATGCGGCCCGGCTGGCCCGCGGTGAAGAACCGCTCGCCTTACCACCCACCACAATGATTGGCGCTCTCACCCACTTCATCAGCAGCGCACCCTCGGGCAAGTTCCAACCAATGCCCCCCAACTTCGGGCTGCTGCCGGATTTGCCTGAGCGCATCCGCGACAAACGTCGCCGCTACGGCGCCTACCGCGATCGGGCCCTGGCGGATCTGTTGCTAGCAACAGAGAAAAGGTCGCCAACCCATGTCGCCTGCACGGGCTAG
- a CDS encoding photosystem II protein Y, which yields MDLRLVLVASPILLALGWAGFNIGRAAVGQLQLMLKRSRA from the coding sequence ATGGATCTCCGGCTTGTCCTCGTGGCATCACCCATTCTTCTGGCACTGGGCTGGGCAGGCTTCAACATCGGTCGCGCCGCCGTGGGGCAATTGCAACTGATGCTCAAGCGCAGCCGCGCCTGA
- a CDS encoding gamma carbonic anhydrase family protein — protein sequence MPETAISSRWGQPRVDPQAWVAATAVVMGDVEIAAGASLWPMAVARGDMAAIRIGARSNVQDGAVLHGDPGAPVQIGEDVTIGHRAVVHGATLEKGCLIGIGAIVLNGVTVGEGALVAAGAVVTKDVPPRSLVAGVPAQVKRELPEATVEEQRQHAHHYAALAAQWRDQNAAMLQNQTVSTNHPTHSSSSP from the coding sequence ATGCCGGAAACAGCCATCTCTTCACGCTGGGGGCAGCCACGCGTTGATCCCCAGGCCTGGGTTGCCGCCACGGCGGTGGTGATGGGCGATGTGGAGATCGCCGCCGGTGCCAGTCTTTGGCCGATGGCAGTCGCACGCGGTGACATGGCCGCCATCCGCATCGGCGCCCGCAGCAACGTTCAGGACGGCGCCGTACTCCATGGCGATCCAGGCGCACCAGTGCAGATCGGCGAGGACGTGACGATCGGCCATCGCGCTGTCGTGCACGGAGCCACCCTCGAAAAGGGCTGCCTCATTGGCATCGGCGCCATCGTGCTCAATGGCGTCACCGTTGGCGAGGGGGCTCTGGTGGCCGCGGGAGCCGTGGTTACCAAAGACGTCCCGCCCCGCAGCCTGGTGGCAGGCGTGCCGGCCCAGGTGAAACGGGAACTCCCAGAGGCAACCGTCGAAGAGCAACGGCAGCACGCCCACCACTACGCCGCCCTGGCCGCGCAGTGGCGCGACCAAAACGCTGCAATGCTGCAAAACCAAACGGTCAGCACCAACCATCCCACTCACTCATCAAGCAGTCCTTAA
- a CDS encoding galactose oxidase, whose translation MSKGKTQAQGPVLVPVSADCEGWPYLPPDLLRPSRSRKVCMTCHWFRHHAGAECIPLLTCRLHHGLIAQGEHLINRCQGWTDDMARQRGWAPEAG comes from the coding sequence ATGTCGAAAGGAAAGACGCAAGCGCAGGGGCCCGTGCTGGTGCCGGTGAGCGCTGACTGCGAGGGCTGGCCCTACCTGCCACCCGATCTGCTCCGGCCCAGCCGCAGCCGCAAGGTCTGCATGACCTGCCACTGGTTTCGCCACCACGCCGGTGCGGAGTGCATTCCGCTGCTCACCTGCCGGCTGCACCACGGCCTGATTGCCCAGGGTGAGCACCTGATCAACCGCTGCCAGGGTTGGACCGACGACATGGCCCGCCAGCGGGGCTGGGCACCAGAAGCTGGTTGA
- a CDS encoding DUF1651 domain-containing protein, producing MFVHKTGQQIPSSPAEGWLSDGRQVLHFRPVIWERSHQELEVTSGEWLAGQAAPLLKRRKRLERHKALALWRQKRQEGWMPCEPQWQPPQPLQWPHWR from the coding sequence GTGTTCGTTCATAAGACGGGCCAGCAGATTCCATCGTCTCCGGCTGAGGGCTGGCTGAGCGATGGCCGACAGGTGCTGCATTTCCGGCCCGTGATCTGGGAGCGCTCGCACCAGGAGCTGGAAGTCACCAGTGGTGAGTGGCTGGCGGGACAGGCGGCACCACTGCTCAAACGGCGAAAGCGGCTCGAGCGCCACAAGGCCCTGGCGCTCTGGCGGCAGAAGCGGCAGGAGGGCTGGATGCCGTGCGAACCGCAGTGGCAGCCGCCGCAGCCGCTGCAATGGCCGCATTGGCGCTGA
- a CDS encoding vitamin K epoxide reductase family protein yields MTSSLLSERLRQKQPSSPTRGPWLRVAMGVLATIGLLDTASITLKRWGLIGSLTCPGGSDGCDKVLGSAWGTLFGQPLSLYGALAYGLALVLALAPLVHGHQGGRNLNEWSQQLLLLLCTAMAGFSLVLVGLMLFTIKAICAFCVLSAALCGALFLLSVVLNRGEDRGTLIFRVAITGVLVFLIGLGWASLADQPVVEGGPGVPPPVRNESTPAKVALAKHLTGIGAKLYTAYWCPHCHDQKELFGQAAVTELTIIECAPDGRNNQAALCKEKGIEGYPSWEINGVIDSGVKPLEQLASLSDYQGPPAF; encoded by the coding sequence GTGACCAGTTCTTTGCTCAGTGAGAGGCTGCGGCAGAAGCAGCCCAGCTCCCCAACGCGTGGCCCCTGGCTGCGGGTGGCGATGGGTGTTTTGGCCACGATCGGCCTGCTCGACACCGCCTCGATCACCCTCAAACGCTGGGGTCTGATCGGCAGCCTCACCTGCCCTGGCGGCAGCGATGGCTGCGACAAGGTGCTCGGCAGTGCCTGGGGCACGCTGTTCGGCCAGCCCCTCTCCCTCTACGGAGCACTGGCCTACGGATTGGCACTGGTTCTGGCACTCGCCCCGCTGGTGCACGGGCATCAAGGTGGCCGGAACCTGAATGAATGGAGTCAACAGCTTCTGCTGCTTCTGTGCACGGCCATGGCTGGTTTCAGCCTGGTGCTCGTGGGTTTGATGCTGTTCACCATCAAGGCGATCTGTGCGTTCTGTGTGCTGTCCGCCGCACTCTGTGGCGCGTTGTTCCTGCTCAGCGTGGTGCTCAACCGTGGAGAAGACCGCGGGACATTGATCTTTCGGGTGGCGATCACCGGTGTTCTGGTGTTTCTGATCGGTCTGGGCTGGGCCTCGCTGGCTGATCAACCTGTTGTCGAGGGTGGCCCCGGTGTCCCGCCGCCGGTCCGGAATGAGAGCACGCCCGCCAAGGTGGCGTTGGCGAAGCACCTCACCGGGATCGGCGCCAAGCTGTATACGGCTTATTGGTGCCCCCATTGCCACGACCAGAAAGAGCTTTTTGGCCAGGCAGCGGTCACTGAACTAACAATCATTGAATGTGCACCAGATGGCCGAAACAACCAGGCTGCTCTGTGCAAGGAGAAAGGGATTGAGGGCTATCCGAGCTGGGAGATCAATGGTGTGATCGACTCCGGCGTCAAACCTCTGGAGCAGCTCGCCAGTCTCAGTGACTATCAGGGTCCACCGGCGTTCTGA